In one window of Rhodanobacter sp. FDAARGOS 1247 DNA:
- a CDS encoding aspartyl protease family protein, which produces MKKWTFLPAFVCSLAGLGCPLATQASGPGTPSSPSGSDAATLAIVEKALNQADVPALARMYQASNDPVSRVLAAMALERIHFNLEKSSEDARVCERSLIDSKPEVAFFCAKFANGNLRLSQGSAKADAAELEIIRRFQDKVAPARLEQMRSYLASQAGTPQLELVMPSHSFSIPVHRSLAQGNLPAVEVESEGQKTWLLVDTGSSALTLDEDSARKLGVAMLDRNGKVGGFLSHDIPVRYGTLARLGIGELTLLNVPVTVVPGNHRLLGMDILRRLGAFRLTESSLVVGDSTDGDGACREPMLVSSDLWGNQLRVVTALSIDGQLRTALIDSGTSHYLAADQHALDELHSSPGRRLRVRDMGAHQHAARISRATADVDISGQPFTVTFDVFKQASLPWHYLLGGGALRYMDFRFDFNTRHTCLLIHPDRH; this is translated from the coding sequence ATGAAGAAATGGACGTTTCTACCCGCATTCGTCTGCAGCCTGGCCGGCCTCGGCTGCCCGCTGGCCACGCAGGCATCGGGCCCGGGAACGCCCTCTTCCCCATCGGGTTCGGATGCTGCCACGCTGGCCATCGTGGAAAAGGCACTGAACCAGGCCGACGTGCCGGCCCTGGCCCGCATGTACCAGGCCTCGAACGATCCCGTCAGTCGCGTCCTTGCCGCCATGGCGCTGGAACGCATCCACTTCAACCTGGAGAAGTCCAGCGAGGATGCACGTGTCTGCGAACGCAGCCTGATCGACAGCAAGCCTGAGGTCGCCTTCTTCTGCGCGAAATTTGCCAACGGCAACCTGCGGCTGTCCCAGGGCTCGGCCAAGGCCGATGCGGCCGAGCTGGAGATCATCCGCCGGTTCCAGGACAAGGTGGCTCCGGCCAGACTCGAGCAGATGCGGAGCTACCTGGCCAGCCAGGCCGGCACGCCACAACTTGAGCTGGTCATGCCGTCGCACAGCTTCAGCATTCCGGTTCATCGCAGCCTGGCGCAAGGCAACCTGCCAGCCGTGGAAGTTGAAAGCGAAGGCCAGAAGACATGGCTGCTGGTCGATACGGGCAGTTCGGCGCTGACCCTGGACGAAGACAGCGCACGCAAGCTCGGCGTCGCCATGCTTGATCGAAACGGCAAGGTGGGCGGGTTTCTGTCGCACGACATCCCCGTCCGCTACGGCACCCTGGCCAGGCTCGGCATCGGCGAGCTCACCCTGCTGAACGTTCCGGTGACCGTAGTGCCGGGGAATCACCGGCTGCTCGGCATGGACATCCTGCGGCGACTGGGCGCGTTTCGCCTCACCGAGAGCTCGCTGGTGGTTGGCGACAGCACCGATGGCGACGGCGCCTGCAGGGAACCGATGCTGGTATCCAGCGACCTCTGGGGCAACCAGCTGCGCGTGGTCACCGCCCTGTCGATCGATGGGCAACTGCGCACGGCCCTGATCGACAGCGGCACCAGCCATTACCTCGCCGCCGACCAGCATGCCCTCGACGAGCTGCACAGCAGCCCGGGGCGGCGGCTCAGGGTCCGCGACATGGGCGCGCACCAACACGCCGCGCGCATCAGCCGGGCCACCGCCGATGTCGACATCTCCGGGCAGCCATTCACCGTCACCTTCGATGTATTCAAGCAGGCCAGCCTGCCCTGGCATTACCTCCTCGGCGGCGGCGCCCTGCGCTACATGGACTTCCGTTTCGACTTCAATACCCGGCATACCTGCCTGCTGATCCATCCCGACCGGCATTGA
- the asnB gene encoding asparagine synthase B — protein MCSIFGMFDLQPGDDLAALRRQALELSQRQRHRGPDWSGVFVDAGVILVHERLAIVDPASGAQPLRSRDGALALAVNGEIYNHRELRAASSYDFTTGSDCEVINALYREQGGDFVGRLNGIFAFALWDGEAQRYLIARDPIGVCPLYWGHDAQGRLCVASEMKALVGVCADVAPFPPGHVYDSASGELRSYYARPWRDYAATRGHDVAAPALRKAFEQAVHRQLMTDVPYGVLLSGGLDSSLVAACAARFARERVEDDDRSEAWWPRLHSFAIGLDGSPDLAAAQVAADALGTVHHGFVYTFWEGLDALPEVIRHIETYDVTTIRAATPMYLLARRIKAMGVKMVLSGEGSDEIFGGYLYFHKAPSAEAFHEETVRKLDALHSYDCLRANKAMMAWGVEARVPFLDLEFIDVAMGLDAKHKMAGQGRIEKAVLREAFDGALPDSILWRQKEQFSDGVGYGWIDGLKAHAEQAVTDREFAAAAARYPFNTPATKEAYFYRRIFEQHFPGEACAATVPGGKSIACSSPAALAWDPAFASAADPSGRAVRGVHQQALAS, from the coding sequence ATGTGTTCGATCTTCGGAATGTTCGACCTGCAGCCGGGCGATGACCTCGCTGCGTTGCGCCGGCAGGCGCTGGAACTGTCGCAGCGCCAGCGCCATCGCGGGCCGGACTGGAGTGGGGTGTTCGTCGATGCCGGGGTGATCCTGGTACACGAGCGGCTGGCCATCGTGGACCCGGCCAGCGGCGCGCAGCCGCTGCGATCGCGCGACGGCGCGCTGGCGCTGGCGGTGAATGGCGAGATCTACAACCACCGCGAGCTGCGTGCTGCCAGCAGCTACGACTTCACCACCGGCTCGGATTGCGAGGTGATCAACGCGCTGTACCGCGAGCAGGGCGGCGACTTCGTGGGCAGGCTCAACGGCATCTTCGCGTTCGCCCTGTGGGACGGCGAGGCGCAGCGCTACCTGATCGCCCGCGACCCGATCGGCGTCTGCCCGTTGTACTGGGGCCACGATGCGCAAGGCCGCCTGTGCGTGGCCTCGGAGATGAAGGCGCTGGTCGGCGTGTGCGCCGATGTGGCGCCGTTCCCGCCGGGTCATGTCTACGACAGCGCCAGCGGCGAATTGCGCAGCTACTACGCCAGGCCATGGCGCGACTACGCCGCCACGCGCGGCCATGACGTGGCGGCACCGGCCTTGCGCAAGGCGTTCGAGCAGGCCGTGCATCGCCAGCTGATGACCGACGTGCCGTATGGCGTGCTGCTGTCGGGCGGACTGGATTCCTCGCTGGTCGCCGCCTGTGCCGCCCGGTTCGCCCGCGAACGGGTCGAGGACGACGATCGCAGCGAGGCATGGTGGCCGCGCCTGCATTCGTTCGCGATCGGGCTGGACGGCTCGCCCGACCTGGCCGCGGCGCAGGTCGCCGCCGATGCGCTGGGCACTGTGCACCACGGCTTCGTCTACACGTTCTGGGAAGGGCTTGACGCCTTGCCCGAGGTGATCCGCCACATCGAAACCTACGACGTCACCACCATCCGCGCCGCCACGCCGATGTACTTGCTGGCGCGGCGGATCAAGGCGATGGGCGTGAAGATGGTGCTCTCGGGCGAGGGCTCGGACGAGATTTTCGGCGGCTACCTGTACTTCCACAAGGCGCCGTCGGCCGAGGCCTTCCACGAGGAAACCGTGCGCAAGCTCGACGCGCTACACAGCTACGACTGCCTGCGCGCGAACAAGGCGATGATGGCCTGGGGCGTGGAGGCGCGCGTACCGTTCCTCGACCTGGAATTCATCGACGTGGCGATGGGCCTGGACGCGAAGCACAAGATGGCCGGGCAGGGGCGCATCGAGAAAGCGGTACTGCGTGAAGCGTTCGACGGCGCGCTGCCGGATTCGATCCTGTGGCGGCAGAAGGAACAGTTCAGCGACGGCGTGGGTTACGGCTGGATCGACGGGCTGAAGGCGCACGCGGAGCAGGCGGTGACCGATCGCGAGTTTGCCGCGGCGGCGGCGCGCTACCCGTTCAACACGCCGGCGACCAAGGAAGCCTATTTTTACCGCCGCATCTTCGAACAGCATTTCCCCGGCGAGGCCTGCGCGGCGACCGTGCCCGGCGGCAAGTCGATCGCCTGCTCGTCACCCGCGGCGCTGGCCTGGGACCCGGCCTTCGCCAGCGCAGCCGATCCGTCGGGGCGGGCGGTCAGGGGAGTGCATCAGCAGGCGCTGGCGAGCTGA
- a CDS encoding phosphatase PAP2 family protein, which produces MNMPRSARWIGHAFAAELLLILVLGSVGAWRLDDGDLHAASVLGGIAWLLLLAASLAAPGGGWANWKGTLQFVACWLIFPLFKAIREVFIRHTADATLLALDRDLWGGRSLPEHLLGWERPWLSELLSSGYFLFYFVVLLPAMVFSVRRNSPEAKAFFLGLTLMYLVGFAGYLLVPAGGPYMAFPEVFPYPVHGGAMTALLAGVVKAGITGMDVFPSLHSGIGVYVLGFFALGGYRRIALLLAPIILALVVATLYLRYHYGIDVLCGIALAAAVLAFIQRYRKETLA; this is translated from the coding sequence ATGAACATGCCACGCAGCGCGCGCTGGATCGGCCATGCCTTCGCCGCCGAGCTGTTGCTGATCCTGGTGCTCGGCAGCGTCGGTGCCTGGCGGCTGGACGACGGCGACCTGCACGCCGCCAGCGTGCTTGGCGGCATCGCCTGGCTGCTGTTGCTGGCCGCCAGCCTGGCCGCGCCCGGCGGTGGCTGGGCGAACTGGAAAGGCACGCTGCAGTTCGTCGCCTGCTGGCTGATCTTTCCGCTGTTCAAGGCGATCCGCGAGGTGTTCATCCGGCACACCGCCGACGCGACGCTGCTCGCGCTGGATCGTGATCTGTGGGGTGGCCGCAGCCTGCCGGAACACCTGCTGGGCTGGGAACGGCCGTGGTTGTCGGAGCTGCTCAGCAGCGGCTACTTCCTGTTCTATTTCGTGGTGCTGCTGCCCGCGATGGTGTTCAGCGTGCGGCGCAACAGCCCCGAGGCGAAAGCGTTCTTCCTCGGCCTGACCCTGATGTATCTGGTCGGCTTTGCCGGCTACCTGCTGGTGCCGGCCGGCGGGCCGTACATGGCGTTTCCCGAAGTGTTCCCCTATCCCGTGCACGGCGGCGCGATGACGGCCCTGCTGGCCGGCGTGGTCAAGGCCGGCATCACCGGCATGGACGTGTTCCCCAGCCTGCACAGCGGCATCGGCGTGTACGTGCTGGGCTTCTTCGCGCTGGGTGGCTATCGGCGCATCGCGCTGCTGCTGGCGCCGATCATCCTGGCGCTGGTGGTGGCCACGTTGTACCTGCGCTATCACTACGGCATCGACGTGCTGTGCGGGATCGCCCTCGCCGCCGCGGTGCTCGCCTTCATCCAGCGTTACCGCAAGGAAACCCTCGCATGA